A single Lolium perenne isolate Kyuss_39 chromosome 6, Kyuss_2.0, whole genome shotgun sequence DNA region contains:
- the LOC127307121 gene encoding uncharacterized protein, whose product MKPTTVSPPAAAAAAAAATDDPSSSHSDAASATFSVERRGDASASCRWTLPDFPRTRARTFYSRYFEVGGFDCRLLIYPRGDVHALPGHLSLYLQVLDPKTPSSSSSSTTTTSSSKWDCFLSYRLSILHPSDNAKSLARDSWHRFSSKKRSHGWSDFAPSATASYLLPPHDSLVIAADISVLSETASFTEADGRFTWKVSNFGIFREMIRTQKITSPPFFPATAAAGGSDSGLRISVYQSNVSGADHLSVCLEGKEPVAQATTVSSASALASTSAGSGVLDDRGCWCLFRVSILNQNPGGNHIHKDSYGRFAADSASLGWGDYLKMDDFLAADGGYLFDGAVVFTASVHVIKESNSFTRSLPLVAGASAAAGGRSGTRKSDGHFGKFVWRIDNFTRLKELLKKRKITGLCIKSRRFQVGNRDCRLIVYPRGQSQPPCHLSVFLEVTDPRSTSGEWTCFVSHRLSVINQKVEEKSIMKESQNRYSKSAKDWGWREFLTLTSLFDQDAGFLVQDTVVFSAEVLILKETATMQELSGEISEIGSSSSGCQIDTLPKHPSFTWKVENFLSFKEIMETRKIFSKYFQAGGCELRIGVYESFDTICIYLESDQPSGVDPDKNFWVHYKMAILNQKNSVKTICKESSICTKTWNNSVLQFMKVSDILDTEAGFLVRDTVVFVCEIIDCCPWFDFSDLEVFASDDDQDELSTDPDELIESEDSDDMSGDEEDMFRNLLSRAGFSLTYGDNNTQPQVTLREKILTDASAIAGFLTGLRVYLDNPAKVKRMLVPTKVPTKGGGMKDSLKCDSSSTSLINLLMGVSVLKQAIIDLLLDIMVECCQPSDERSSYGSSSESSKTAPDSNGASSPPELIIVEGELTERACRNQYETAESNTDNSRHNLALQNTELSAKEMPAKILEQASFPSETPANYLPGDGSSDQASPTKWPDQSEELLGLIVNSLKALDCAVPHGCPEPRKRPKSVQKVALVLEKAPKKLQPDLIALVPKLVDGSEHSLAACALLDHLQKADAEPSLRLPVFGALSELEFDGDVWKRASFHALELLSDSNDEPLVAAITYVLKAASQCQHIAQAVKAVRWRLKHLGTEVPSCVLDFLSKTVHSWPDVAEALLKDIGSDPEPDSSCLSSPCSTCTKDGLSTEGMPSWQEQAVHGSNHLSDVFVLIEMLSIPGSFVEVAQVLERALLQGAFGLQLVAMVLERRHSHRLSSKSGAVVYDLQDKQVLSGGQFESSPIQEGDFTSVLALGEVLSLSSETRVQDFVRMLYAIMFKIYAEDHYRYRILKGLVDRATNTSDNCREVDIDMDVLVFLVKEEFGIARPVLSMMREAAEVAQADRANLWHQICATEDENIRLHEEIDMEQTKFTNERAVLAQRLTESEATTGHLRSELKAERDRCIQEKKELSKQMREIEKQMEWVRSEKDEQIAKLSADRKNLHDRVHEAETQLSQFKARKREELKKVTMEKNTLAERLKIAEASKKRFDDELKRHAAEIQAREEIRKSLDAEVRRLKHKVGQTEGEKKEKEDQISRCEAFIDGMESKLQVCQQYIRTLETSLQEEMARHAPLYGVGVEALSLEELETLANIHEQSLRQIHVIRQRKGSSHLLSVSGLFPSPSLAVGPPSSVIHTSSIAPNGVGTHGNGHRSNAMGPWFNQT is encoded by the exons ATGAAGCCCACCACTGTgtcgcctcccgccgccgccgccgcggctgcGGCGGCCACCGACGACCCCTCTTCATCGCACTCCGACGCCGCCTCGGCCACTTTTTCCGTCGAGCGCCGCGGCGATGCCTCCGCCTCCTGCCGATGGACCCTCCCGGACTTCCCCCGCACCCGCGCCCGCACCTTCTACAGCCGCTACTTCGAGGTCGGCGGCTTCGACTGCCGCCTCCTCATCTACCCGCGCGGCGACGTCCATGCCCTCCCGGGCCACCTCTCCCTCTACCTCCAGGTCCTCGACCCAAAAAccccatcctcctcctcctcctccaccaccaccacctcatccTCCAAATGGGATTGCTTCCTCAGCTACCGCCTCTCCATCCTCCACCCTTCCGACAACGCCAAGTCCCTGGCGCGCGATTCCTGGCACCGTTTCTCCTCCAAGAAACGCTCGCACGGATGGTCCGACTTCGCGCCCTCCGCCACCGCCTCCTACCTCCTGCCGCCGCACGATTCCCTTGTCATTGCCGCCGACATTTCCGTCCTATCGGAGACCGCCTCCTTCACCGAAGCGGACGGCCGCTTCACCTGGAAGGTGTCCAACTTTGGCATCTTCAGGGAGATGATCCGCACACAGAAGATCACGAGCCCCCCATTCTTCCCCGCCACGGCCGCCGCCGGTGGGAGTGACTCCGGGCTACGGATCAGTGTCTACCAGAGCAATGTATCTGGTGCAGACCATTTGTCGGTGTGCCTGGAGGGCAAGGAGCCTGTGGCTCAGGCAACCACCGTGTCATCAGCATCAGCATTGGCGTCGACTAGTGCAGGGAGTGGCGTGCTGGATGACCGTGGCTGCTGGTGTCTTTTCCGTGTTTCAATCCTCAACCAGAATCCTGGGGGGAACCACATCCATAAGGATTCGTATGGGCGGTTTGCGGCAGACAGTGCCAGCCTTGGGTGGGGGGATTACCTGAAGATGGATGACTTCTTGGCTGCTGATGGGGGGTACCTGTTTGATGGCGCTGTGGTGTTCACTGCCTCGGTGCATGTCATCAAGGAATCTAACTCATTCACTCGTAGCTTACCGCTGGTGGCGGGCGCTAGTGCTGCTGCTGGTGGACGATCTGGGACTAGGAAGTCCGATGGACACTTTGGGAAGTTTGTGTGGAGGATCGACAACTTCACACGATTGAAGGAGCTGCTCAAGAAACGCAAGATCACGGGTTTATGCATCAAGAGCAGACGCTTTCAGGTCGGGAATCGGGACTGCCGCCTTATTGTCTATCCACGGG GGCAGTCTCAACCACCATGCCATCTCTCAGTGTTTTTGGAAGTGACAGATCCCCGAAGCACTAGTGGTGAATGGACCTGCTTTGTGAGCCATAGATTGTCTGTTATCAATCAGAAAGTGGAGGAGAAGTCAATCATGAAAGAGTCTCAAAATCGTTACTCTAAGTCAGCGAAGGATTGGGGCTGGCGTGAATTTCTGACGTTAACTAGCCTCTTTGACCAGGATGCTGGTTTTCTTGTACAGGACACTGTTGTGTTCTCTGCAGAGGTTCTCATATTGAAGGAAACTGCAACTATGCAAGAGCTTAGTGGTGAAATTTCTGAAATAGGCAGTTCAAGTTCTGGATGTCAGATTGATACTCTGCCAAAGCATCCTTCATTCACGTGGAAGGTGGAAAATTTCTTGTCCTTTAAGGAGATTATGGAGACAAGAAAAATTTTCAGTAAATATTTTCAGGCTGGTGGTTGTGAGCTGCGGATAG GTGTATATGAATCATTTGATACAATCTGCATATATCTGGAGAGTGATCAGCCATCTGGAGTTGATCCTGACAAGAACTTTTGGGTACATTATAAGATGGCTATACTCAACCAGAAGAATTCCGTAAAAACCATTTGCAAAGAATCGTCAATCTGCACAAAAACATGGAACAATTCAGTTCTCCAGTTTATGAAGGTTTCAGATATTCTGGATACTGAAGCTGGCTTTCTTGTCCGTGACACTGTTGTCTTTGTTTGCGAGATCATAGACTGCTGTCCATGGTTTGACTTCTCTGATCTTGAG GTATTTGCCTCAGATGATGACCAGGATGAGTTGTCAACAGATCCTGATGAACTTATCGAGTCTGAAGACAGTGATGATATGAGTGGAGATGAAGAGGATATGTTCCGAAATCTCCTCTCACGAGCTGGATTTTCTCTTACATATGGAGACAACAATACTCAGCCACAGGTTACCTTAAGAGAGAAAATTTTGACCGATGCTAGTGCAATTGCTGGATTTCTTACTGGGCTGCGTGTTTATCTGGATAATCCAGCAAAAGTGAAGCGCATGCTTGTTCCTACCAAAGTGCCCACCAAGGGTGGTGGAATGAAAGATTCTTTGAAGTGCGATTCAAGCTCCACAAGTCTGATAAATTTGTTGATGGGTGTGAGCGTTTTGAAGCAGGCTATCATTGATTTGCTTCTAGATATAATGGTTGAGTGTTGCCAACCTTCAGATGAAAGATCATCATATGGTTCCTCCTCAGAAAGCTCTAAAACTGCTCCCGATTCAAATGGGGCTAGCTCTCCACCAGAGCTCATCATTGTTGAAGGGGAACTAACAGAACGTGCATGCAGAAATCAGTATGAAACGGCTGAATCTAATACTGATAATTCTAGGCATAATCTAGCATTACAAAATACAGAGTTGAGTGCAAAGGAGATGCCTGCCAAGATTCTAGAACAGGCCAGTTTTCCTTCAGAGACACCTGCCAATTATTTGCCTGGGGATGGAAGTTCTGACCAGGCTTCTCCG ACAAAATGGCCAGACCAATCAGAGGAACTTTTAGGATTAATTGTTAATTCGTTGAAGGCACTGGACTGTGCTGTCCCACATGGATGCCCTGAACCAAGAAAGCGGCCTAAGTCTGTCCAGAAAGTTGCACTTGTACTAGAGAAAGCTCCAAAGAAGCTTCAACCAGATTTGATTGCCCTTGTACCAAAGTTGGTTGATGGTTCAGAACACTCACTTGCTGCTTGTGCGCTTTTAGATCATCTTCAAAAGGCAGATGCTGAGCCGTCACTGAGGTTACCG GTTTTTGGCGCCCTGTCCGAATTAGAGTTCGATGGTGATGTCTGGAAACGGGCATCTTTTCATGCACTAGAATTGTTGTCTGATTCAAATGATGAACCTCTTGTAGCAGCCATTACCTATGTTCTCAAGGCAGCATCTCAGTGCCAGCATATTGCTCAAGCT GTTAAAGCTGTCCGGTGGAGATTAAAACATTTGGGTACTGAAGTTCCATCTTGCGTGCTTGATTTTTTGTCTAAAACAGTGCACAGCTGGCCAGATGTAGCTGAAGCATTATTGAAGGATATCGGTTCTGACCCTGAACCTGATAGCAGTTGTCTCTCATCGCCCTGTAGCACTTGTACCAAAGATGGGCTTTCTACTGAAGGGATGCCTTCTTGGCAAGAGCAGGCTGTACATGGAAGCAACCATCTATCAGATGTTTTTGTACTGATAGAAATGTTATCAATACCTGGATCGTTTGTTGAAGTTGCACAGGTTTTGGAAAGGGCATTATTGCAAGGGGCCTTTGGGCTACAGTTAGTAGCCATGGTGTTGGAAAGACGGCATTCTCACAGGTTAAGTTCAAAGTCTGGTGCTGTGGTGTATGATTTACAGGACAAACAAGTTCTGTCAGGTGGGCAGTTTGAATCCTCGCCCATCCAAGAAGGTGATTTCACTTCAGTCCTTGCGCTTGGTGAGGTATTGTCTCTATCTAGCGAAACGAGGGTCCAAGACTTTGTGCGGATGCTTTATGCTATCATGTTTAAGATCTATGCCGAGGATCATTATAGATACAGAATTCTGAAGGGCCTTGTTGATCGGGCAACAAATACTTCAGATAACTGCCGAGAAGTTGACATAGATATGGATGTCTTGGTATTTCTTGTTAAGGAGGAGTTTGGAATTGCTAGACCTGTTTTAAGCATGATGCGTGaagctgctgaagttgctcaggcAGATCGTGCTAATCTGTGGCACCAAATATGTGCTACTGAGGATGAGAATATTCGTTTGCATGAGGAGATAGACATGGAGCAAACTAAATTTACCAATGAAAGAGCTGTATTAGCCCAACGGCTAACTGAGTCTGAGGCAACCACAGGACATCTAAGG TCTGAACTAAAAGCTGAGAGGGATCGTTGTATACAAGAGAAGAAAGAACTGTCCAAGCAGATGCGGGAGATTGAGAAACAGATGGAATGGGTGCGATCAGAGAAAGATGAGCAAATTGCAAAGCTATCTGCTGATAGGAAGAATCTTCATGATCGTGTTCATGAAGCAGAGACACAGCTATCACAGTTTAAAGCACGGAAACGCGAAGAACTAAAG AAAGTAACAATGGAGAAGAACACATTGGCAGAGAGGCTGAAGATAGCTGAAGCTTCAAAGAAACGATTTGATGATGAATTAAAACGGCATGCTGCTGAAATACAGGCTCGCGAAGAGATTAGAAAATCACTTGATGCTGAAGTAAGAAGGCTGAAACATAAAGTTGGACAAACGGAGGgagagaagaaagaaaaagaagatcaaatttctcgtTGCGAAGCTTTCATTGATGGAATGGAGTCAAAACTGCAAGTTTGCCAG CAATATATTCGCACCCTGGAAACATCACTCCAAGAAGAGATGGCCCGGCATGCCCCACTGTATGGTGTCGGCGTGGAGGCTTTATCactggaggagcttgaaacgcttGCAAACATCCATGAGCAGAGTTTAAGACAGATCCATGTTATTCGGCAAAGGAAGGGTAGCAGCCATCTCTTGAGTGTCTCTGGCTTATTCCCCTCGCCTTCACTGGCTGTTGGCCCGCCTTCCTC